Genomic DNA from Rana temporaria chromosome 1, aRanTem1.1, whole genome shotgun sequence:
tttgcatcggaaattccgatcgtgtgtacggagcatgtTACATGTTTATTCCTTTCAAAGGCTGCCATGAGATGTTGCAGACAAAGGCAGCAATTGACAGACTGCACACAACCATTAAAATCTCAAATGAGCTTGAATATGATAATATCACTTGGAAAGCCTATTTTTATTTTAGCTGCTGTCTTTCATGAAAATAACAGCTGGTGATACTAATATAAGGGTCCTTGTTTGAGCATTTTGTGTTATGGGGCTCTGCCCCTCTCTCCCACAATCTCCTGTCAGTAAATCATCCTGTCACATGTCCCTTCCAAAGGAAactttaaagcggaattccaggatgggggaaaaaaaagtcagcaactacaaatactgtggctgctaacttttaatgtaaggacacttacctgtccagggatcctgcaAAGTTGGCACCCCAAGCGAGTTCGTCCATTGGCTTTGGGTACAGCATTCAGGCTTCACaaccggtttcctactgcgcatgtgcaagtttagctgtgctttctgaatggttcCACCATCTTCCGATACACACATACGGTAGGTCCTAGAAGGcatagggggagagaggaggcgcCAGACATGATGTAGATCGCCATGAGAATTGGTGGcaggacttgaaaattgctgcttATAGatgctctctatccaatctgacagagcttgagcttttttgcaaagaagaatgggcaaaaatgtcattcACTAGATGTAGAAAGCTGGAAaaaacatacccaaaaagactttgctgtaattgcagcgaaaggtggttttgCAGAGAATTGACAGAATACAAATGTACGCTacgcttttcagatatttatttgtaaaaacatgtGAAAaccatttcctttcacttcacaattatgtgccactttgtgttggtctatcacataaaatctcaataaaatacatttacgtttttgatgcAACATGTCAAATCgtcgaaaatttcaaggggtatgaatactttttcaaggcactgtacctatAACTCGTCACATTTTAACTGCGCTGGGGCTACAGTATTTATAGGTTTGAAGGGGGGAATTACCTAGCAAAATTGAAAATTATCACCAATTTTTTAGCTCCTTTATGTAATTACAGGTCATGGTATTTCTATAAGATCTCATTGTATTTCACACTTGGAAGCAGTGATCTACTATTGGTCATCAATGCCCAAGCATTTCTGAGCTCACCCGTGTCATTTGCTGTCCAGAATCTCTTACCATATGGTGTTCTGAGAGCTTTATTGGGAGAATTCCTGGAATCAGAAGCAGCTGAACTAAGCTATGAACATTGTCATTTAAGTTTGCCTCCAGAGCATCTGATTACAAACTCACATGGTATACTTgcaattgtgatttttatttacgCATACAAGCAGGTGAGTAACTGGGAAAATCCATTACATTTAATGCACAGCAATCCATACTGTTAGATAATCTTTTACGCTAGAATAAGTGTTAGGCTACAGACAAACTATGGTCCAGGCTGCATGCATGTCTTAGTTTGCTATTACTAAATATtaggaaagataaaaaaaaaatgattgtctaTTAAGCAGGCAAATGCTGGAATTCGCAAAATGGCAAACACTAATGGAAATTTGGTTCTAAGCATTTGCtattagatgaaaaaaaaaatgtatccagtAGTCTGCATCCAGTGACAAATCTACtagatggaaaaaaacaaaacaaaaataggttgatacatgtcaacacattgcAAATATGTGAACAAgcgccattaaaatcaatggcacATGTGCAAATGTACCTTTAAATGCAAAAGTTAAAGCCCAAAGGTGTTTAGGTCCTTACAGCTAATGATTGTAACTTGAACCGTAACGCAGATGCTaactaataaactaaaaaaattgaatacaataaaatctttaaaatggAAGTATGGCCAAATCTTTTTTAGCCAcacttctcttgtgggtcacaggagtgcacttacttttgctctcctgtgagTGACCCAGTATCAGCTGACAGTTGGCTACAGCCCGCTGTCAGCTAATATGGCAGAGCAGCTACAGGCTCTGGAAAGATCCCAACTATtttgtcgggatccacccagctgcCTTATTGACAGCTGGCTCCATCTCTCAACATGTGGCTGAGAGCTGGAGTAATCTGTGCCTGCCTCCTCTCCTGCccggcactccagtgagcactgcaTGGGCAGAGTGGAGAGCAGTGACTGATAGTCACTTATCTCCACTCCAAGcagaccaagaactgagtgatcaccaGTCacgtgatcgctcagttctcagtcttagagctgacatgggacagctgcagcatcacacaGATGCTGCAGCATAGAGGGGagtatatatgtttatttatttattttgcaaccCCAAACTTTAATTTGACTGAATTTCTTGAACCCATGTCAGTACTAATATACCTAATTAACACACCTTAAGTCATCCCCACCCTACAAAGACTAGGGTTTgacttacaaaaggcaaatcggCAGTTCACTTTGCAATAGAAGTTGTACTTTGCAAGGACATTTTCCCCAGCCTAGTGAATGTGTTGAAGTTTAACTTTGCAATAAATACCCGATCACAtggcaaaaaaagggggggaaaaaacagcatttttgtttgcatgtgattggatgataaagtcAGCTTCACTTCATTCAGCTTattaagctggggggggggggggaattgactgttcccctgcaaagtgaacagcctattttcccttagtaaatcaatccctgtgTATCTACTGTATTTGGATTTGGGAGATTGCAGATGTTTACTGGGACCCAAGATGCTTTACATTATGCATTTTCTTTGTTCAACCAGCTCttatgtattgtaactgtactgtctccctttttatattgtaaagcactgcataaaatgttggcactatataaattcataataataataatatatatttagccGGTGGCACTAATCATTCtggaaaaatccaacaggctggttgtacacaagtcgatcgaTCGACTTATGCACAactagcctgcccatacatggattaaaaTTAGTCCAGCCCATGCTGAGCCGACCCAGTtgcaatccatgtatggctggctttataGAGGTgcagtcttaaagcgggggttcaccctataaaataaaaaataaaaaaaaaatttcttctagcctaaaattcggcattgtagcgcgagctacagtatgccggtcttaatttttttatcgccgtactcacagtgtaatcgtacatagtagattccgactgcccacggggaatgggcgttccaatccagacggaaggtgattgacggccggctctggcgcgtcacgcttctccggaaatagccgaaataggcttggctcttcacggcgcctgcgcatagtctgtgcgcaggcgtcgtgaagagccgagacctactccggctgtcttcggggagcgtgacgtgccagagccggccgtcaatcaccctccctcttgaaaggaacgcccattccccgcgggcagtcagaatctactatgtacgattacactgtgagtacggcgataaaaaaattaagaccggcatactgtagctcgcgctacaatgccgaattgtatgctaaaatgttgttctgcagggtgaaccaccgctttaaaaagaaaacacaataataataaaaaaattcttgtAGCAACAGTAGTTACCGCATTAAATGACAAAGCAGCTACCTCTGTTTTTGTGTTGTATCCAGAATTTGTACAATGTATATTCAAACTCAAATCTTCTTGGTCTTCAATCTTAATGGCTCCAACAATTGTCTACCAGGTATTTCCAACTGTCAGAGAAGTACAGCTACGGAAATGGGCAGTTGAAAACACGATGTTGCCCTCATTTGTTATTCTCTCACTTAGTGCCTTAGGGATTAGCACTGTAATTGGATTTTTCaccaatttatttattattgtagcCCATGGAATGGACAGGGCTAAAGGTAGGAACATCAACCCAAGAGAACTGATCCTTTTTACCCTGGGCCTTTTCAATATTGCCTATCAGTTTAGCATGGCAGCTAATGACTCTGTTCTCTACCTATGGAGTAATGTATACTTCTCTGACAATGTTTACACCATCTTCTCCATCCTTCTGCTTTTCACAATCTTCTCCAGCTTCTGGTTTACTTTCTGTCTCTGTGGCTTCTACTATGTAATGCTTGTTACATTTGAACAAACATTCTTCATGCGCCTGAAGCAAAGAATCTCTCATGTGGTCCCCTGGATGCTGTTCTCCTCTGTACTGCTGTCACTCATCATCAGTGTCCCAGTTACTTGGAATATCAAGAAAGATGAATATTTGGTTCAATTGCATGGTAATCTCACTGACAACTCAACCGTGCAATATGGAATACCACAAATGAGTCTTCAGTACTTGCTGGTCACCAGTATTATAGGTTGCTGCATACCTCTCATCCTGGTGGCTTTTGCCAATATCTTGATAATCAAGTCCCTCTGTGTCCATGCAAAACATCTCAGTAAGAATGCTGGAGGTATGAGTGTGCAGAGTGTTGAAGCCAGCGTATCTGCAGTACGCACTGTCAGCTctcttcttattctttacatTAGTTTTTACATTTCTCAGATATTGCTGATCATGGCCGTTTTTGATGTTAACAGTATTTGGTTTTCTGTCTGTTTGCTAGTTATCTACGCCTACTCCCCGGTACAGTCAATCATTTTGATTCTTGGAAGTCCAAAACTTAAAAGTACATTGTTAACATTTTTGGGGtcaaggaaaagaaaaatgccTCCAACTGGGGACATACAAGCAATAAGCTGACAGGGAAATAATAATGTCTACTCAGTAATGGTCTTTCCATTGGAATGCAAAAACCATACTACATATAAGGAACTGCGCTGTCTTTCTGCTTACACTCCCATACATTGTCagggaaaatcatgtttttccgtCCTACATAACTCCACTCAACTAAGGACATTAGGATTATCTTCAAGAGGGCagtacagtggctaagtggttagcacttctgcctagcagttATCATTTCTGCCTAGCAGCCCTGGGGTTATCAGTTTGAAACCCAACCACCACACTAACTGCACAGAGTTTGTATGTTCATgtatgggtttcctctgggtactctgctctcctcccacactctaaagacatactgataggttaattggttagtatgtgtatgtatgaaatgtgagtaaagctgaccatacatggactgaagttcagtagGGACCAGTTGAGTTTTGATCTATATATGGgcaagctggttgtacacaaaTTGGTCTATAAATTGACTTGTGTATGTAaagaaacgtcccacactccgcttgagtgcttatGTCATACACCACGCCCTCCCAGTCTGAatctagatatcagatattccaactgctatcAACGACAAACAAGTCCATACTTGCTTGATTGCtgaacatgaactgtttattagaaccagaatacaagtcttatatacagtagaagaggaggtTTACCCCTCCTGCTCATaatactttaaagcggttgtatagtcccagaatttttttatttttttgtcacctgtaaggcaaaaggcataataagctagtatgcaccacatactagctcattatgaaatacttaccttagaacgaggcatcggtaacttacctggtccacaacaaggtagctgacatgttgcctcggcgtgtcttccgggtatcgcggctccagcgctgtgagtggctggagccgcaaagTTGTCACTCCTGCGGAAGCGCGGGAGACTTATTTTCGGCAAGGTCTGGGGTATGCCGGGCAtccagccgagaatcccctgtgtgcatgcaccgctgcagtcagcggctcattgcaaggggaatatctcctaaaccgtaaaggtttaggagatattttttttacctacaggtaagccttattatagacttataataataggtaaaagtacaaaaaaaagcctttactaCCGATTTAACAATACACTTGTAACCAGAAACACagattaacatgagctaattaactaatccctttaagcagTGTGACTCTGTGCCCTTCTGGTCATTGTTATGataaatcaggatttcactacaggtcagacttgttgtcactgagcttcacacagtagattatacattatcataagtataaacacaggacaccttcacacaatagcaggagctccagcaggagtcggcccatctcctacattgtacagaggctaatgtgatcagctctctcaactaacatgttgagttcagaataaaaaagaacaagaatagtctttacatatatcctgggagatattgtggataaatgttactgtcccattttaagtaatccaagacatattttctcattcaccctgtgccatcctggcacagggtgacttagacataagaggtgcatggggagctgaaacaagagtttcccaacctttccaagggattctgggttccatgggcccTCCCGTCACAGTGTACAACTAGGCTTTTGGGTTTTCCCCAAATTATCAGTGCCTCCAGCTTTagctggcaacactgatcattgtattttgCCAGTGGGGAAGGTTACTcatcagagcatgatcccctgccttcggagactggaccgcagggcagtattccagcatgataacaaccccaaacacacctccaagacaaccactgccttgctaaagaagctgagggtaaaggtgatggactggccaagcaagtctccagacctaaaccctattgagcatctgtggggcttcctcaaacggaaggtggaggagcgcaaggtctttactatccaccagctccgtgatgttgtcatgtgaagctctggtgaactccatgcccaagagggttaaggcagtgctggaaaataatggtggccacacaaaatattgacactttgggcccaatttggacattttcacataggtgtgtactcacctttgtttccagcggtttagacattaatgagcaACAATataaagtaatgccgcgtacacgcgatcatttttcggcataaaaaaaaacgttgttttaaaaaaatgtcatttaaaattattgtgtgtgggcttcacataatttttcagcttctgaaaaacgtcGAAAAATATTTTCGAGcattctgcattttttaacaacgttttaaactatgtcgtttttcgggttgtaaaaaatgatcgtgtgtgggctaaaacaacgttaaaaacccgtgcatgctcagaggcaagttatgagacgggagcgcttgttctggtaaaactaccgttgataatggagtaagcacattcatcacgctgtaacagacagaaaagcgtgaatcgtattttactaacatccgcatggaacttcccctttagccctggttcacactgggtacgatttgagatgcgatttgacatgtcaaatcgcatctcaaatcggcggcaattgtcggcaatggcactgtcctaatcagtgcgacgccgcatctgcgatttcaaaaagtagttcctgtactactttttgcgattttcggTAAAATCGCggttttgaatttgcagcagtgtgaacctaggcttatagtgccgtcgtacgtgttgtacgtcaccgcgctttgctagatcatttttaaaaaacaatggtgtgtgggcaacgtcgttttaatgatgaagttggaaaaacatagttttttctacatgccgaataacgttattttttttcattccgaAAAATAATCATGTGAGATACACATAAAGAGATAAATAATTTAACTTGCTTAAAATATATTCCATATTGTATGAAATGTAATCGTTTTCTGAAACAGGCATAATCCCATGAGACTAAGGTCACTTCTTGGCCACCCTTCATTAAATCACATATAATTTTGACCAATTACATGCAGCTGTGCCTGTATCATAATTGTAGCTTGTCTATATATAGAAGGCTTGTGTAATAACATTTCAGATGCCTGTTCGGAACATACAAAGGTAAAGTACacaaagaacatttttttgtaattaagCCATATTTTTTCTTTGCAATGGAGATATACAGTGAATGTTATTGTGTGAATTTATTTAGCACATCTTACTACTTTTTGGTGTTGGTAATCTGGGAACACTTTTTGTTTACCTGATTATAATTCCCAAGCATCCACACAGTAGGCTATTTTCTATccaatgccgcgtgcacacgttcgtttttcggcatgaaaaaaaacgtaatgtttccaacttcatcattaaaaacgatgttgcccacacaccatcgttttaaaaaaaatgatgaacaaagcgcggtgacgtacaacacgtatgacagcactctgaaggggaagttctattcgcctttgggctgctttagctgattccttgttagtaaaagacgatttgcgcttttttgtctgttacagtgtgatgaatgtgcttactccattgtaaaaggtagttttacctgaacgagcactcccgtctcataactcgcttctgggcatgcgcaggtttaaaacgtcattttagcccacacacgatcattttttacaacccgaaaaacaacattttaaaaaacgacattttcagaagtcgaaaaactatgtgaagcccacacacgattagctagattcaggtacggcggtgcATCTTtcaggcagcgtaacgtatcgtatttacgctacgcctctgtaagtcagagaggcaagtgctgtattcacaaagcacttgtctcctaaattatggcggcgtagcgtgaatgggcccgcgtaagcgtgcctaattcaaatgaggatgagggggcgtgttttatgtaaatgactcctgaaccgacgtgattgacgtttttttacgaacggcgcatgcgccgtccgtagacatttcccagtgtgcattgctccaaagtacgccgcaaggatgtattggtttcgaggtGAACgttaatgacgtccagccccattcacggacgacttacgcaaacgacgtacatttttcaaatttcgacgcgggaacgacggccatacttaacattgactaggccaactatttgttcgactaactttacgccgggaatcgccttacgtaaacggcgtatctttactacgacgggcaagcgtacgttcgtgaatcggcgtatctagtcatttgcatattctacgccaaactcaacagaagtgccacctagcagccagcggaaatattgcaccctaagatacgacggcgcaggccgtcgtatcttagctaggtttaagtgtatctcagtttgagcatacacttaaacttacgacgttttagattccgagttacgacggcgtatctactgatacgccggcgtaactctttgtgaatctggctagatgattttaaatgacgtttttaaaaacgacgttttttccatgcggaaaaatgaccgtgtgtacgcggcatgaggctccACTCACACCTAAGCATAGTTTTTCTTtagcttttttgtgttttttagtggCTCCTTTTTGGAGCGGCACCATTCATTTAAACAGGTCCCCCTATGCtccaaaaaacactccaaataaGCTCATGTACCAAATATTGGCACAGATCCAGGAGGGTTTGCCAATgcaattttttgctgaaattttagTGTGTTTTGTCACTCAACAATTGCAGCAAAATCACACCACGTTTGGAGTGCCATCAAGAAACAATGGCATCGCAAACGCGTGATTATCATGGTGACCAAGTTAAGGGACACTGTGAAAGTACATCTTTAAAAGGTATAGAGACTCCAATGCACAATTCCCAATGCACACGTTCCTGAAAAACATGCTGTATGTGTAAGCGGACGCTGGAATAGCCATCAGCTGGAACCAAATACATTCGAAGCAAGAGAACATCACGTCACGCTtgtatgcctgatgaaggggtcctgcgaggCCACGAAACGTTGCTTCGGCTGTAATAATGTGAttgctgaataaagctttggacccattcTGGAGAGCCATAGTGTGCTGGTAACACTCTCTTGCTCTTTAAAAGTATACACATGATATCCAGTGTTTTTAGCAATATAAAAGCATTAtcatttaattgcattttttttcaagtcTTCTAGAGTATACAACATTATGATCatgggtgtgcgcagcctattgcattagagtgtgcaccccaaagctcaaacacatatgtgtgtatataaagcAATGGACAgtgccagtagagcagtggacgatgtcagtagggcagagattggtgttagtagtttattttaatatttttttatttttgctcttttacaattttattttattttttacaattttttaggacCCCTCTTGGGGgtatttggtgaaatatcaggggtctcaacagacccctgatgtctcacttttgagacagagaaagggactgaggacagggattccccagtctctttctctgcagccaagcagcaggagggatctgcgcagcacagggtgattaggttgtgcccaggcacacctggcacaccctgtgcgcacgcctatgattaaAACAGTAATAatatgtaagtgtattttaacAACCAATTACGAATCACGTGGAGGAATTAGTAGCAACAGCTAATGGATCAATAGAGAAGTTTAATAAGATATGGTCACCATGGGTTTTTTTCAGAGATTCACACCATACTTTGCTCGGGTACTTAGAGATACAGTCAATTTGATATGTTTGAACCCTTATTTAAACATTCATTTATGAATTTACACTACATTGCTTACGGTTATTCTTATTATCTTAATATTTTAACTCAGATCTTTCTTTTTTctaatttcttttatttatttttttacttccatATCCTATATATTCATATTAATATACTTTGATTACTAAATGTTAATTTGGCATTAAATTATTATGACGATGTTGTTTATGTCCAATCCGATGTATACATGTTGAAAAACATTTGCGATCGTATGTGAAATACAAAACCTCATGTATGTTTAATatgtttcaaaaaataaataaaaatgtattgtacaaaaaaaaaagaagacgaaGATGTATCGTATTTATCCTtgtcgagcctagccgagtgtgcagtacactcggctcggacaagcggggatcggcggggtatcggcgtatatcgtgcacccacgattttcccctgattttaaggggaaaaaagtgtgcggtatacgccgataaatacggaatGTGTATACAAACCAATAAAAAGGTTACTTATGTCTGATTAGTATGGCTTACAGTGCTACAACTGTATAGACTGGAAAAGGTTATTGTTGCTGTTTACTTTTCAGGGAAATCAATCCTTCTCTTTGTCCTGGTGACCTTTgtctgggacagaaagtgatgggaaatttaAAATCATAACAAATTGTTTGGGAAAATCTTACAGTTTAGACATCTATTTCAATAATTTTTGTCTAATAAGATACACTATATTTTCCAAAGtattaggacgcctgcctttacacgcacatgaactttattggcatcccagtctaaaggctcgtacacacgatcagactttttgacatcaAACCTCAGACAGACCTGTTTCTGCAgacaatctgaccgtgtgtacgctccatcggacaaacttttttgctttttcatcggacaaatgttcgctgtgtgaacagacaaactgtccggcaacaaatgtcctacgtcggctaacccgatcatgtgtacacaagtccatcagactaaagtccaaagtacaaacacgcatgctcagaaccaatgctaaagatcagacaacaaaagcagaagtttcccaaagggtggcagtaaagagcagaaaaaccatgtagtacctacgttcgtgtttgttggtggAAAAAAGTCATACCatttgtatgcataccaagttcacggacaacgcactttggaccaaaatccacggaaatgtcagttggaagtccgattgtgtgtatgaggctttagtctgtagggttcaatattgatttggcccaccctttgcagctataacaccttcaactcttctaggaaagctgtccacaaggtttaggagagtaTCAATATAAATAATTGACCATTCTTCCtgcagcacatttgtgaggtcaggcactgatgttgaacaagaaggcctggcttgcagtctccgctctaattcatcacaaaggtgttctatcgggttgagtttAGGACTctgcaggctagtcaagttcctctactccGAACTCGCTcatacatgtctttatggaccttgctttgtacactagtgtgcagtcatgttggaacaggaaggggctatccccaaactgttcccacaaagttgggatcatgaaattgtccaaaatgtcttggtctgCTGACGCCTcaaaagttcccttcactggaactaaggggccaagcataATCCctcaaaaacaaccccacaccataatccctcttCGACCAAATGTTTTGGaccggtgcacaaagcaaggttcataaagacaaggatgagcgagtttgaggtggagcaacttgactgtcctgcacagagtcctgtcctaaacctgataaaacacctttgagcggagactgtgagccaggccttctcgtccaaatcagtgcctaacctcacaaatgtgcttctggaagaatggtcaaacattcccatagacacactcctaaaccttgtggacagccttgtctttatggacttgggatgccattaaagttaatgtccgtgtgaaggcaggtgtcccgatacttttgacaatataacaaatttcccctcacttttgGGAGAGACTTCTCTTTTTGTTGTGAATTATATACAGGACATGGCAATAAAAATACTGATGGGGGTTTTAAGTATTCCCTACTtgatcaattaaaaaatatatatttggtcTAGAGATACATTTTAAATTTGCTACTTCTCTTATGAAATTACAATATATTCTTATAGGAATGTCATTTATTTTCACACTGGAAAATATTGTTTACAGATACTGAGTGGTGAGCAGGCCAGTCATATTACATAGAATAGATATTCCTAAAATCACTTTGGTGTGTATGTGTTTGCCATGAAACAACATCTGCCAGCGATGAATGTCACACTGTCTGTGACACAAGATTTACAGTCTTCAAATTCCATTGTCCCAGTAGCTGGATACTGCAACATGTTACTGAATGACTTCCAGAGGCTGAGATCTCTGCACAatgaatatgtttgttttttttacacaagggACCGAATTACAACATCATTCTACTTTGTGTTAGTGGCCCTATGGATTCTTAAATACTATCAGGTATGGAACTAAAAGTATAAAGTAATAAAgaaagatggaaaagaaacatcttgctttaaccacctcaatgcagggaacttaaacccccttcctgcccaggccatttttcagctttcagcactgtcacactttgaatcacagttgcgcagtcatgctacactgtaacctcttaggttttttattttttcccaaaaaaagtttttcttaattTGTAggtaaattttgcaaataagtaacttgtctccttcactgatgggtgctgatgaagtggtactgatgggcattgataggctgcattgatgaggtggcacttatgggcactgatgaggcggcatgtaatatccaacaggctggttgtacccaagttcattgatcgatcaacttgtatACATTTACCCTGCCCATACAAATCTCAGCCCATCCCTGCTGAataggccaagattcaaaccatttaTGACAGGCTTTAAGAACACCCCCtttatgttaaagtggatgtaaacccactctcatcctttctaaactactgccatagtgctgatctataaggatatacatgcctcctgcatgtatccttacctgtcaaatgtctcccctctgtctgttatgagacccgaaaaactgcagattca
This window encodes:
- the LOC120909760 gene encoding taste receptor type 2 member 40-like, with the protein product MAPTIVYQVFPTVREVQLRKWAVENTMLPSFVILSLSALGISTVIGFFTNLFIIVAHGMDRAKGRNINPRELILFTLGLFNIAYQFSMAANDSVLYLWSNVYFSDNVYTIFSILLLFTIFSSFWFTFCLCGFYYVMLVTFEQTFFMRLKQRISHVVPWMLFSSVLLSLIISVPVTWNIKKDEYLVQLHGNLTDNSTVQYGIPQMSLQYLLVTSIIGCCIPLILVAFANILIIKSLCVHAKHLSKNAGGMSVQSVEASVSAVRTVSSLLILYISFYISQILLIMAVFDVNSIWFSVCLLVIYAYSPVQSIILILGSPKLKSTLLTFLGSRKRKMPPTGDIQAIS